Proteins encoded by one window of Kribbella flavida DSM 17836:
- a CDS encoding TetR/AcrR family transcriptional regulator codes for MPRNPERRTQLADAGLAVIAEAGARGLTHRAVDAAAGLPAGTASNYFRTRDALLGALGERIFERLAPTGDRLAPLASREPSVDLVVDYVRYIVERLLGHPELPLALFELRLEAARRPELHEILTRTLRQGFDADVSFHLNAGLPGGAEEIRLLHFAIDGLVLDQLTPGTGHPYDVDATVARLVRRLTREI; via the coding sequence ATGCCCCGCAACCCAGAACGCCGCACCCAGCTCGCGGACGCCGGCCTGGCGGTGATCGCCGAGGCCGGTGCGCGCGGCCTCACCCACCGTGCCGTCGACGCGGCCGCCGGCCTGCCGGCGGGCACGGCCTCCAACTACTTCCGGACCCGCGACGCACTGCTCGGCGCACTCGGTGAGCGCATCTTCGAGCGACTCGCGCCCACCGGCGACCGGCTCGCCCCACTGGCCTCACGCGAGCCGTCGGTCGACCTCGTCGTCGACTACGTGCGCTACATCGTCGAGCGCCTGCTCGGTCACCCCGAACTGCCGCTCGCGCTGTTCGAGCTTCGCCTGGAAGCGGCCCGCCGGCCCGAGCTGCACGAGATCCTCACGCGCACGCTGCGCCAGGGGTTCGACGCCGACGTGTCGTTCCACCTCAACGCCGGCCTGCCCGGCGGTGCCGAGGAGATCCGTCTGCTGCACTTCGCCATCGACGGTCTGGTGCTCGACCAACTCACCCCCGGCACCGGCCACCCGTACGACGTCGACGCCACCGTGGCCCGACTCGTCCGCCGGCTGACCCGTGAAATTTAG
- a CDS encoding PadR family transcriptional regulator: protein MSIKHGLLALLQADAKYGYQLRAEFEAATGSTWPLNIGQVYTTLTRLERDGLVQPATGAGDGDGRSRYEITAAGRDELVSWFETPVTRESRPRDELAIKLALALAVPGVNVAAVVQRQRLATMESLQELTRLKRNSRDGSISWLLVVESMIFAAEAEIRWLDHCEAMLSRHRQSTARPVTAGVPEQDETEAEARR from the coding sequence ATGTCGATCAAACACGGACTGCTCGCCCTGCTCCAGGCCGACGCCAAGTACGGCTACCAGCTGCGGGCGGAGTTCGAGGCCGCCACCGGCTCCACCTGGCCGTTGAACATCGGGCAGGTCTACACCACCCTGACCCGGCTCGAGCGCGACGGCCTGGTGCAGCCGGCCACCGGAGCGGGCGACGGCGACGGGCGGTCGCGGTACGAGATCACCGCCGCCGGCCGCGACGAGCTGGTCAGCTGGTTCGAGACGCCGGTGACCCGCGAGTCGCGGCCGCGGGACGAGCTGGCGATCAAGCTCGCCCTGGCCCTTGCCGTTCCGGGCGTGAACGTGGCGGCCGTGGTGCAGCGCCAGCGGTTGGCCACGATGGAGTCGCTGCAGGAGCTGACCCGGCTGAAGCGGAACAGCCGCGACGGCAGCATCTCGTGGCTGCTGGTCGTCGAGTCGATGATCTTCGCCGCCGAGGCTGAGATCCGCTGGCTGGATCACTGCGAGGCGATGCTGTCGCGGCACCGCCAGTCCACCGCGCGGCCGGTCACGGCCGGCGTACCGGAGCAGGACGAGACCGAAGCGGAGGCGCGGCGATGA
- a CDS encoding FtsX-like permease family protein, producing the protein MGTWGPPLRIARRTTRRALGRTLLVAALIGLPVFVATWFGVVYRTASPTGEMLAARELGSADARVDVSPYKAFGAFWAEPSLETGEPMPADGAEDPVRHPATFDPRPLLPPGTQLARAFHESGMVDLRGPGANSTVAVVTGDGRSALTAGTYRLDSGRMPATDGEVAVSPSLARHFGLLDGDQLRTGATITTSAGRQVAVVGLARTLIRPGTPTVFAVPNTALVPVATTSSVRYLADLPDTVDPVTLVRPLHGQGIRVLPRANVVDPPFGPQSTSQDSSAIAVTALIIGFGVLEIVLLAGTAFAVGARRQTRELGLITATGGTARDVRRVVLAQGLFAGVVGAGAGAGLAMVAVFTGEPLWERMTSTVFTGWQIPWLRVAVICLLGLGAGLAAAVVPAISAGRQAPMAALSGRFAATTASGRIRPVSVALLLAGITCALVGSGLIGAVYQQAKENATSDLYQPTATPTGPIALVLLGITAVIAALVWMLPGLVAKVAGLARMLPLSGRLAVRDAARHRHRTGPAAAAIMMAVAATSAAAFAVSNALAAEAEQYVPSARHGDALIRFGTGGPTAVTYSPALVERVAKLLPVKDTYSLGTVSHYSAQRTGDYLPVLATKGSPDSASGVSGAMLLAVDPAHLERFEGYGPRAAAELRAGRIVVPAADQVTNGKAALLQETGEPNPPTFGHPAAYVPGTPNVGQFRTSSLISPAAAAKLGKVQVVQVHFELNREPTEDQLSAAAVALGQDDALLIERGYQSPAKYWFAGILAAASVVTLLGVAISVSLSAAEGRADLATLAAVGAPPRRRRSLAAAQAWMLGQIGCLLGVGVGALYGYTAHAAFGSPYFAVPWREIAGIVVLVPLLAGLLAWLLTRSRLPMVSRLN; encoded by the coding sequence ATGGGCACCTGGGGACCTCCGCTGCGGATCGCCCGCCGTACGACGCGGCGCGCCCTCGGCCGGACCCTGCTGGTGGCGGCGCTGATCGGTCTTCCGGTGTTCGTCGCGACCTGGTTCGGCGTCGTCTACCGGACCGCGAGCCCGACCGGAGAGATGCTCGCCGCCCGGGAGCTCGGGTCCGCCGATGCCCGCGTCGACGTCTCGCCGTACAAGGCGTTCGGGGCGTTCTGGGCCGAGCCGTCACTGGAGACCGGCGAGCCGATGCCCGCGGACGGAGCCGAGGACCCGGTCCGGCACCCGGCGACTTTCGACCCACGGCCGTTGCTGCCGCCGGGGACTCAGCTGGCCCGGGCGTTCCACGAGTCCGGCATGGTCGACCTGCGCGGGCCGGGAGCGAACAGCACGGTGGCTGTCGTCACTGGCGACGGCCGCAGTGCGCTGACCGCGGGCACCTACCGGCTGGACAGCGGCCGGATGCCGGCCACCGACGGAGAGGTCGCGGTCTCGCCGTCGCTCGCCCGGCATTTCGGCCTGCTGGACGGCGACCAGCTGCGGACCGGCGCGACGATCACCACCAGTGCGGGTCGTCAGGTCGCGGTCGTCGGCCTGGCCCGCACTCTGATCCGGCCTGGGACACCGACCGTCTTCGCGGTTCCGAACACGGCGCTGGTTCCGGTCGCCACGACCTCGTCCGTGCGGTACCTCGCCGACCTGCCGGACACCGTCGACCCGGTCACCCTGGTCCGCCCGCTGCACGGGCAGGGCATCAGGGTGTTGCCCAGGGCAAATGTCGTCGATCCCCCGTTCGGGCCTCAGTCGACCAGCCAGGACAGCAGCGCCATCGCGGTGACGGCGCTGATCATCGGCTTCGGCGTGCTGGAGATCGTGCTGCTGGCCGGTACGGCGTTCGCGGTCGGTGCCCGGCGGCAGACCCGCGAGCTCGGCCTGATCACCGCCACCGGTGGGACCGCACGCGACGTCCGCCGGGTGGTGCTGGCGCAGGGCCTCTTCGCCGGGGTCGTCGGCGCCGGGGCCGGAGCCGGACTGGCCATGGTCGCCGTCTTCACAGGCGAACCGCTGTGGGAGCGGATGACTTCGACCGTGTTCACCGGCTGGCAGATTCCCTGGCTGCGGGTGGCCGTGATCTGTCTGCTCGGGCTGGGCGCGGGCCTGGCCGCCGCGGTCGTCCCGGCGATCAGCGCCGGCCGGCAGGCGCCGATGGCCGCCTTGTCCGGCCGGTTCGCCGCCACCACGGCATCCGGCCGGATCCGCCCGGTCTCCGTGGCCCTGCTGCTCGCCGGCATCACCTGCGCCCTGGTCGGCAGCGGACTGATCGGCGCCGTTTACCAGCAGGCCAAGGAGAACGCGACCAGCGATCTCTACCAGCCGACCGCGACCCCGACCGGTCCGATCGCCCTGGTGCTGCTCGGGATCACCGCCGTCATTGCCGCGCTCGTGTGGATGCTGCCCGGCCTGGTCGCCAAGGTGGCCGGCCTGGCCCGGATGCTGCCGCTGAGCGGACGCCTCGCCGTTCGCGACGCGGCCCGGCACCGGCACCGCACCGGTCCGGCGGCCGCGGCGATCATGATGGCGGTGGCCGCGACCTCGGCGGCCGCGTTCGCGGTCTCGAACGCGCTCGCAGCCGAAGCCGAGCAGTACGTGCCGAGCGCCCGGCACGGTGACGCTCTGATCCGGTTCGGCACCGGCGGACCGACTGCGGTCACCTACTCGCCGGCACTGGTCGAGCGCGTCGCGAAACTGCTGCCCGTCAAGGACACCTACTCGCTGGGCACCGTCTCCCACTACTCCGCGCAGCGAACCGGCGACTACCTGCCCGTGCTGGCGACCAAAGGCAGCCCTGACAGCGCCAGCGGGGTGTCCGGCGCGATGCTGCTCGCCGTCGACCCGGCGCACCTCGAGCGCTTCGAGGGCTACGGCCCGCGGGCGGCGGCGGAGCTCCGGGCCGGCCGCATCGTGGTCCCGGCCGCCGACCAGGTGACGAACGGCAAAGCCGCCCTGCTGCAGGAGACCGGTGAGCCGAACCCGCCCACCTTCGGGCACCCGGCGGCCTACGTTCCCGGTACGCCGAACGTCGGCCAGTTCCGCACCTCCTCGCTGATCAGCCCCGCGGCGGCGGCCAAGCTCGGCAAGGTTCAGGTGGTGCAGGTCCACTTCGAGCTCAACCGGGAGCCGACCGAGGACCAACTGTCCGCGGCGGCCGTGGCACTCGGCCAGGACGACGCCTTGCTGATCGAACGCGGCTACCAGAGCCCCGCGAAGTACTGGTTCGCGGGCATCCTGGCCGCGGCGTCGGTGGTCACGCTGCTCGGGGTCGCGATCTCGGTGTCGCTGTCGGCGGCGGAGGGGCGCGCCGACCTCGCCACCCTGGCCGCGGTCGGCGCACCACCGCGCCGGAGGCGCAGCCTGGCCGCCGCGCAGGCCTGGATGCTCGGCCAGATCGGCTGCCTGCTGGGAGTCGGCGTGGGCGCCCTCTACGGCTATACCGCGCACGCGGCGTTCGGTTCGCCGTACTTCGCGGTGCCGTGGCGGGAGATCGCCGGGATCGTCGTGCTGGTGCCGTTGCTGGCCGGGCTGCTCGCGTGGCTGCTGACCCGGTCGCGGTTGCCGATGGTCAGCCGGCTGAACTGA
- a CDS encoding VOC family protein — MQPAAFGATVVTARPAEVAAFYTQYFDLAVTVDLGWFVCLRRGESDWELAICERGHSSVPAAVSATTESSNVFGFVVDDADKVAARLTDGSVELATEVVTEPWGQRHFYVRDPEGTWLDVIQLVAPDPDWVAANTPS, encoded by the coding sequence ATGCAACCCGCCGCCTTCGGCGCCACCGTCGTCACCGCGCGTCCGGCCGAGGTCGCCGCGTTCTACACCCAGTACTTCGACCTGGCCGTGACCGTCGACCTGGGCTGGTTCGTCTGCCTGCGCCGCGGCGAGTCGGACTGGGAGCTGGCCATCTGCGAACGCGGTCACAGCTCCGTCCCGGCCGCGGTCTCGGCCACCACCGAGAGCTCGAACGTCTTCGGCTTCGTCGTCGACGACGCCGACAAGGTCGCCGCCCGGCTGACCGACGGCAGCGTCGAGCTCGCCACCGAGGTCGTCACCGAGCCGTGGGGTCAGCGGCACTTCTACGTCCGGGACCCTGAGGGCACCTGGCTGGACGTCATCCAGCTCGTCGCGCCCGACCCCGACTGGGTGGCCGCGAACACGCCGTCATGA